The following proteins are co-located in the Doryrhamphus excisus isolate RoL2022-K1 chromosome 3, RoL_Dexc_1.0, whole genome shotgun sequence genome:
- the LOC131126389 gene encoding C-type mannose receptor 2-like, which translates to MKWNVPVLVLLAGVCTLPALHAARQYHYAKETVNWQEAQSICRDLHSDLATITSSEEAKRLVEGSHNTIGGLGGKTWIGLRDDLNKWTWSNPKDGNLGSNVYNNWNKEQPDNSNGNQLCVKMEADGGWDDTSCARLLPFVCYDVNAPEKFVEVGELLNWSDAQGYCRRLHTDLVTIKTATDNEKVRNLNEGQDAWIGLNRTRVWSDGSDSLFRLWGEKQPDNAKGIEQCTVVDLGTKEGLWSDEDCTLKLPYVCLRDDVHLVDLKVKLTSKMNLTEKDLAVLVERDFSTALIQMGLPENIVVRLNKVLKQQ; encoded by the exons GCGTGTGCACACTTCCAGCTTTGCACGCCGCCCGCCAGTACCACTACGCCAAAGAAACCGTCAACTGGCAAGAGGCGCAGTCGATCTGCCGTGACCTCCACAGCGACCTGGCCACAATCACCAGCAGCGAGGAAGCAAAGAGACTAGTGGAGGGGTCACACAATACCATTGGCGGTCTTGGCGGCAAGACCTGGATCGGGCTGCGCGATGACCTCAATAAGTGGACGTGGTCAAATCCTAAGGACGGCAACCTGGGGTCAAACGTGTACAACAACTGGAATAAGGAACAGCCGGACAACTCGAACGGGAATCAGTTGTGCGTGAAGATGGAGGCCGACGGTGGATGGGACGACACCTCTTgcgccagattgttgccattCGTCTGCTACGACG TCAATGCCCCAGAGAAGTTTGTCGAGGTGGGTGAGCTTCTCAACTGGTCGGATGCTCAGGGCTACTGCCGCAGGTTACACACGGATCTAGTCACCATCAAGACCGCGACAGACAATGAGAAAGTGAGGAACCTCAACGAGGGACAAGACGCCTGGATCGGCCTCAACAG GACAAGGGTGTGGTCTGATGGGAGTGACTCCCTCTTCCGCTTGTGGGGGGAGAAACAGCCAGATAACGCCAAAGGGATTGAGCAGTGCACGGTAGTGGATCTCGGCACCAAGGAAGGACTTTGGTCTGATGAAGACTGCACCTTGAAGCTGCCGTATGTGTGCCTCAGAGATGATG TTCACTTGGTCGACCTCAAGGTGAAGCTGACATCCAAAATGAATCTGACTGAGAAGGACCTCGCCGTCCTGGTGGAAAGAGAT TTTTCTACCGCGTTGATTCAAATGGGACTTCCTGAGAACATTGTGGTTCGTCTGAACAAGGTCCTCAAGCAGCAGTGA